A single genomic interval of Hevea brasiliensis isolate MT/VB/25A 57/8 chromosome 4, ASM3005281v1, whole genome shotgun sequence harbors:
- the LOC110673261 gene encoding calmodulin-like protein 8: MADALTEEQIVEFKEAFCLFDKDGDGCITVEELATVIKSLDQNPTEEELQDMISEVDADGNGTIEFAEFLTLMAKKMKETDAEEELKEAFKVFDKDQNGYISANELRHVMINLGEKLTDEEVEQMIKEADLDGDGQVNYDEFVKMMMTVD; encoded by the exons ATGGCAGACGCACTCACTGAGGAACAGATTGTTGAGTTTAAAGAAGCCTTCTGTCTGTTCGACAAGGATGGAGATG GATGCATTACTGTGGAGGAATTGGCGACGGTGATTAAGTCTTTGGATCAAAATCCGACTGAAGAAGAACTCCAGGACATGATTAGTGAAGTGGATGCTGATGGAAATGGCACTATTGAATTTGCTGAATTCTTGACCTTAATGGCCAAAAAAATGAAG GAGACTGATGCAGAGGAAGAACTTAAAGAGGCTTTCAAAGTGTTTGACAAGGATCAGAATGGGTATATTTCAGCTAATGAG CTGAGGCATGTCATGATCAATTTAGGGGAAAAGCTAACCGATGAAGAGGTGGAGCAGATGATTAAGGAGGCTGATTTGGATGGTGATGGCCAAGTTAATTACGATGAATTTGTTAAAATGATGATGACTgtggattaa
- the LOC110673289 gene encoding S-protein homolog 21-like, which produces MRAIKGYVALFLLLILGMGEACLGIKIGERYNVYIINDLNQDVLNVHCKSKDDDLGAHKLQVKEKFHFTFRVNLWGTTLFWCNFNWGNNINHGGGYRIFWYKDDLLRKCGYKEKECTWSARNSGIYLKNVPENQFQIFYEWQW; this is translated from the coding sequence ATGAGAGCTATCAAAGGCTATGTGGCTTTATTCCTGCTATTAATATTGGGCATGGGTGAAGCTTGTCTTGGAATAAAAATTGGGGAAAGATACAATGTGTACATTATCAACGACTTGAACCAAGACGTGTTGAATGTTCATTGCAAATCCAAAGATGACGATCTGGGTGCCCATAAATTACAAGTTAAAGAGAAATTCCACTTCACTTTTCGAGTGAATTTATGGGGAACGACACTGTTTTGGTGCAATTTCAACTGGGGTAATAATATCAACCATGGAGGTGGTTACCGCATCTTTTGGTACAAGGATGATCTTCTTCGTAAATGTGGTTACAAAGAAAAAGAGTGCACCTGGTCAGCAAGAAACAGTGGTATATACTTGAAGAATGTCCCTGAAAACCagtttcaaatattttatgaatggCAATGGTAA
- the LOC131179518 gene encoding DNA-directed RNA polymerase V subunit 1-like: protein MADRTHENSESCRDMPCGYFIQHIASYSWGKRVAVGRGSRFDLLWDQKEACFNQDGRIHVHEFLNMVRSSANGEESVTACLGTEADDLNLEG, encoded by the exons ATGGCTGACAGAACCCATGAAAATTCAGAGAGTTGCAGAGACATGCCATGTGGATACTTTATCCAGCATATTGCATCTTATTCGTGGGGTAAGCGTGTGGCAGTTGGTAGAGGATCACGATTTGATTTGCTCTGGGACCAGAAGGAG GCCTGTTTTAATCAAGATGGTAGAATTCACGTGCATGAATTTTTAAATATGGTGAGAAGTTCTGCAAATGGAGAAGAATCAGTTACTGCCTGCTTAGGTACAGAAGCTGATGATCTTAATCTTGAAGGATGA